The genome window CGGAGAGCCAGGTTCATCGCGAGCTCGCTTCGGGCCTTTCGGTTCCGGTCGGATTCAAGAACGGCACCGACGGCAACGTGCAGATCTGCATCGACGCGATCCGCGCCGCGGCCGGGGCGCACCACTTCCTTTCGGTGACCAAGCAGGGCGACGCGGCGATCGTCGAGACGCGTGGCAACGACGCGTGCCACGTGATCCTTCGCGGATCCACGAGCGGGCCGAACTACGACTCGGCGAGCATCGATGCCGTGGTCGCAAAGCTGCGCGCGGCCAAGCTCGCCGAGCGCGTGATGATCGACTGCAGCCACGGCAACAGCCGCAAGGATTTCCACCGCCAGGTGGAAGTTGCAGAAGACGTCGCCCGCCAGGTCCATTCCGGCTGCGCATCGATCTGCGGCGTGATGCTCGAGTCGAACCTCGTCGAAGGGCGTCAGGACCTCGTCGCCGGCCAGCCGCTGACGTATGGGCAGTCGATCACGGATGCCTGCATCTCGTGGGACACGACCGTGCCGGTGCTCGAGACGCTCGCAGAAGCGGTGCGGGCGCGGCGCGGTCGTTGACTGTGCCGACACCGATAGTCCGACTGGCGTCAATGTTTCGAGCTTGATGACACCGATGTCGTAGCGGCGCGGAGCCGCGCGGTTTACGGACAGGAATGCGTAATGGACATCCCCGTTCTGTAGCCGCTCCACCCCCGCCTTTGCCATTCGCGACGCGCGCGATCGGCTCTGGCCACTGCTAGCATTTCGCGCTATCAAATGAAGCCGCGGAACGCGAGGCAGCGGCGGACGCTTGCAGCGGTGTTCACCCACCCGACGCCAGGCTCGATCCTCTTCGCCGATATCGAGTCTCTGATCGTCGCTCTTGGTGGCTCTGTCGTCGAGCGAGCCGGCTCCCGCGTCAAGATCACGCTGGGCACGGAGCAATGGCACTGTCATCGGCCCCATCCCGGTAAAGAGGCAAGACGCTATCAGGTGGAGGAAGTCCGCGAGCTTCTCGAACGCGCAGGAATCCGACCATGAGTGTCATGAAATACAAGGGCTACACCGCCCGCATCGAGTACGACGAGCGCGACGAGATTTTCATAGGTCGGGTTCTCGGTCTTCGCGCCATCGTCAGCTTCCACGGATCGACGGTAAACGAGCTCCGAAAGCAGCTGCGAATCGCGGTGAACGAGTTTCTTCGTGATTGCGGCAAAAAGGGTGTGCGGCCAGAGAAAGAGGCCTCCGGAAAAATGCTGTTGCGGGTTCCGCCGGAGGTGCACGGCGCCGCTCTCGTCGCGGCGAAAGCAAAGGGCAAAAGCCTGAATCAGTGGGCGACCGAAGTGCTGGCTCGCGCGGCGCGCGTCTGACCACTTACCCAGGCCAGGCCTGACTCATCTCGCCATCGGCGCGCCGCGCATCGCCGGTTGCGGGGTTCCGGTCTGCCGATGTACGCGCCGGCGCTCGGGGGCTGCGGCCTGTGCGACCTTTTTCGGCGTGCCGGTTTCGATGTGCGAGCCGTACTCGTTCGCCCACACCTGCGTGAACTCGGCGCCGAACAGCAGGATCTGCGCCGAGTAGTAAACCCACACGAAGACGACCGCGAGAGAGCCCGCAGCGCCGAACACGCTCGCGGTGCTGCTTTTGCCGAGGTACAGCCCGATCAGTGCCTTGCCGAGCGTAAAGAGCAGCGCCGTCACAAGTGCGCCGACGGCGACGTCGCGCCATGCGACGCGTACGTCCGGCAGGAACTTGAAGATCATCGCGAACATCCCGGCCGACATCAGCAGCGACACGACACCGTTGACGACATGCCACGCGAACGCGCCTCCGGGCAGCGTGTGGCTGACCCAGTCTCCGACGGCTGTCAGCACCGCGCTCAGAACGAGCGAAACCAGCAGCAGGAATCCGATCGACAGCACCATCGCGAACGACATCATCCGGTTGCGAAGGAATGCGAGCATGCCTTCGTTGGGTTTTTCTTCGACGCCCCACACCGTGTTCAGCGCGCCCTGCAACTCGACGAACACGCCGGATGCACCAGCCAGCAGCATCGCAACGCCGATCACGGTCGCAATGATGCCGGAGCTCTGGTTCTTCGAAGCGTTGTCGATCATTCCCTCGATGGCTTTGCCGCCGTCCTGGCCGACGAGGCCGCCCATCGTCTGGATGATCGAATGGCGGGCAGTGTCGCCGCCGACGACGAAGCTCGCGACGGCGATCGTGATCACGAGCAGCGGCGCGAGCGAGAAGACGGTGTAGTACGAAATCGCCGCGCCGAGGCGCGCGGCCTTGTCGTTGGTCCACTCCCGGTACGATTGCTGGAAAAGATTTTTGCCGGCGGTGGTTGCGCTGCGGAGGTCCATCTTCCGTCTCCTCGTGCCGGCTGCTCGCGCAGCCGCGGCTCGCCAACTGAGTTTCGCACTCGCGTGCTTCAGCCGTTGAGCTTCGCACTCGCGTGCTCAGCCGTCAGCTTGGCACGCTCGCGCTCAGCTGTCTGCGATCAGCCTGAGGAGCTCGTCGATCTTGACGGGCTTGACCGTGTGGAGGTCGAACCCGGCCTCTTTGGAGCGTTCGCGATCGCGATCCTGACCGTACCCGGTCAGCGCGATGATGCAGGTGTCGGAAAGTCCCTGCTGGCGCATGCGGCGGCACACTTCGTATCCGTCGATACCCGGAAGTCCGATATCGAGAAGAATCACCGCCGGTTTTTCGCTCGTGGCGACGTCGATTGCGGTCTGTCCGTCGTAGGCGACCCGCACGTCGAAGCCTCGCATCTGCATGAGCATCGTCAAGCTGTCGGCCGCGTCCTGGTTATCGTCCACGACGAGAATACGGCGCGGCTTGCCGTTCGTGCTCGTCGGGTGTTCGACGACCGCCGCATCCGCGCGCAGCTCTTCACTGCGACACGGAATCCGTACCGTGAACTCGCTGCCCTTTCCGGGGCCTGCGCTCGCGGCGGTCACCATTCCACCATGCATCTCGACGAGGCTTTTGACGAGAGACAGCCCGATTCCAAGTCCACCTTGCGCGCGATCGAGGGAACGTTCGCCCTGCGCGAACAGCTCGAAAATCTGCGTGAGCATCTCGGGTGCGATTCCGATCCCCTGATCGCGTACGGTGATCGCGACCATCGTGCCCATCTTCTCCACGATGAGGTCGATGCGCCCGCGCTCGTTCTGGTATTTGGCGGCGTTGGTCAGCAGGTTGCCGATCACCTGGGTAATGCGCGTCAGGTCGCCGTCGATCGAGATCTTCTCGTCGGGGAGCCGGACGACCAGCTGATGATGCTGTTTCTCGACGAGCGCGCGGCTGGTCTCGACCGCGCAGCTGACGGCCTCGGCAAGGTCGAATGGCTGCAGCCGCAGCTTGATCTTGCCCTGCGTGATGCGCGAGACGTCGAGCAGGTCGTCGACCAGCCGCGTCAGCTGGTCGGCCTGGCGTTCGATGACTTCGCGGCACCAGATCAGCTCGGGATCCTTCGTTTCCTTTGCGCGCATGATGCCGGCGGCGTTGCGCACCGATGCGAGCGGGTTGCGAAGCTCGTGCGCGAGCAGCGCGAGAAACTCGTCCTTTCGATGGTCGGCTTCGCGAAGCTGCTGCGTCAGCGCTTCCTGCTTCGCGCTGGCCGCTTCGAGCGCGGCCGTGCGCTCGGCGACGCGCTGCTCGAGCTCGCGGTTGAGCCGCTCGGATTCGCGCGTCTTCCTGTAGAGCTCGGTGAACACGCTGACTTTGGCGCGCAGCAGCTCCGGCACGACCGGCACCGCGACATAGTCGACGGCGCCCGACTCGTAGCCCTTGAGACGGTCGAGGTCGGTCAGGTGTACCGCCGACACGAAGATGATCGCGGTCTTCTGATAGCGCGGATGTCCGCGAATGATCTCGGCGAGCTCGAACCCGTCGATGTCGGGCATGCTGACGTCCATCAGCACGACCGTGATCTCGTTGCGCAGCAGGTGGTCGAGCGCTTCCTTCGCCGAGTTGGCCTTGATCAGGTTCTCGCCGAGCTGGTTCAGCATCGCTTCGTAGCTGAGCAGCTTGGCCGGCTGATCGTCCACGAGGAGGATGTTGACCGCCTCGTGGTGATTGCCGTTCGCCACCGGCGTAAGGGAGGAAACGGGTTGTGTCATCGGTGCAGCCACAGGCGCAGCGCCGACAGAAGCTGCTCGGTGTTGACGGGTTTGGCGAGATAATCGGACGCGCCGGCTTCGAGGCATTTCTCGCGGTCGCCCTTCATGGCCTTCGCGGTCAGCGCGACGATCGGCAGCCTCCGGAACTCGGTTTTCTGGCGGATGACCTGCATGGTCTGATAGCCGTCCATCTCCGGCATCATGATGTCCATCAGCACGATTGCAACGTTCGGGGTGGTCTCGAGCGTCGTGATCGCCTCGTAGCCCGTCCCGGCCGTCAGCACCTCCATGCCGCGGCGCTCGAGCACGCTGCTGAGCGCGAAGATGTTGCGGACGTCGTCGTCGACGACCAGCACCTTCTTGCCGAGCAGGTCGTCGTCCGAGCGATGCAGCCGGTCGAGCATCTGCTGTTTCTCCGGCGGCAGGTCGGAGATCACGCGGTGCAGGAACAGCGCGGTCTCGTCGAGCAGCCGCTCGGGCGACTCGACGCCTTTGACGACCACGCTGCGTGCCAGCATGTGCAGGCGCGCGTCTTCTTCCGGCGAGAGCTCCTTGCCGGTGAAGACCACGACCGGCAGGTCGGCCAGGCTCTCGTCGTCGCGCATGGTCTCGAGCACCTGGAAGCCGCTCATGTCCGGAAGTCTCAGGTCGAGCACGCAGCAGTCGTAGGACTTCTCGCGCAGGGCCTTGAGCGCCTCTTCGCCGCTGGCCGCGGTCTCGATCGTGATGTCGTCGTGCTCGAGCAGCGTGTTGATGCTGAGCTGCTCGGCCGGATTGTCCTCGACGACCAGCAGCCGCTTGCTGCGCGGAACCGCGAAGTCCTTGATGCGGCCGAGCGCCGCTTCGAGGCCTTCGGTCGTCGTCGGCTTGGCGAGGAACGAGAACGCTCCGCGTGCAAGCCCGTGCTGCCGATCTTCATCGAGCGTGACGATCTGCACCGGGATGTGCCGAAGAGTGGGATCCTGCTTGAGCTGATTCAGCACCGTCCAGCCGAGCATGTCGGGCAGGAACACGTCGAGCGAAACCGCCGTCGGCGTGTGCTCGCGCGCGAGCTCGAGCGCATCGGCGCCGCGCATCGCCACCAGCACCTTGAATCCCTGCAGATGGGCCTGGTCGAGCAGGATGCGCGCGTAGCTCGGATCGTCCTCGACGATCAGCAGCACCGGATCTCCCGGGTTCAGCTCGTGACGGTCGTCCGGAATCTGGTCGATCGGGCGATCGACGGCGCGCACGCCAGACAATAGCGGCGTCGCCGGAGGCGAATCGGCCATCTGTCCCGACGCTGCGGTCGGGCCCGCATACGACTGCGGCAGGTACAGCGTGAACGTACTGCCTTGTCCCGGCGTGCTGCGAAGCTGGATCTCACCGCCGAGCAGCGACGCGAGCTCGCGGCTGATCGCGAGACCGAGACCGGTGCCGCCGTAGCGCCGGCTGGTGCCGGCGTCGGCCTGCTGGAACGCCTCGAAGATGATGCGCTGCTTCTCGGCCGGAATGCCGATGCCGGTATCCGACACTTCGAACGCGATCACGTTCTGTGCGCGACCGAGCACCGGGTGCTCCGGATTGAAGCCACTGTCGACCCTGGAGACGGCGAGGCGAACGCCGCCCTGCTCGGTGAACTTGAACGCGTTCGACAGGAGGTTCTTCAGGACCTGCTGCAGGCGCTTGGAGTCGGTGACCATCGTCGAGCCGATCGCAGGATCGATGCGCACGTCGAGCGAGAGCTTCCTGTTGTCGGCCTCGTGGCGAAACGGCCGCGCGATCGCCTCGAGCACGTTCGTGACGATGACTTCCTCGGCAACGACCGTCACCGTTCCCGACTCGATCTTGGACAGGTCGAGAATGTCGGTGATCAGGTTCAGCAGGTCGGTGCCTGCGCCGTGGATCGTTCGCGCGAACTCGACCTGTTTCGGCGTCAGGTTGCCCTCGACGTTCTCGCCGAGCTGCTGGCCGAGGATCAGGATCGAGTTGAGCGGAGTGCGCAGCTCGTGCGACATGTTCGCGAGGAATTCGGACTTGTACTTCGACGTGAGCGCGAGCTCGGTCGCCTTTTCTTCGACGGCGCGCCGGGCCTGCTCGATTTCCTGGTTCTTGCGCTCGACCTCGGCGTTCTGTTCGGCGAGCTGCTGGGCCTTCTGCGCGAGCTGCTCGTTGGTCTGCTGCAGCTCCTTCTTCTGCGACCCGAGCTCGGCCGCGAGCTGCTGCGACTGCACCAGCAGGCCTTCGGTCTGCATCGTCGCTTCGATCGAGTTGAGCACGATGCCGATCGACGTCGTCAGCTGCTCGAGGAACGCGAGGTGCGACGCGGTGAACGATCCGAGGGATGCCAGCTCGATGACCGCCTTGACCTCGCCTTCGAACAGAACCGGCAGCACGATCACGCTGCGCGGCTTCGAACGGAACAGTCCGGAGCTGACCGGCACCGAATCGGGCGGCAGGTCGTTGATCAGGATGCGGCGCCGGTCGGCCGCGCACTGTCCGAGCAGGCCTTCGCCGACGCGGATGACCGGGTTGTGACCGTTGGATCCGTCGTCGGCGAACGATGCGATCAGGTACAGCTCGTTCGGCTCGCCGCCTTCGGTCCGGTAGATGACGCCCTGGTGCGCGTTGACGAGCGGCGTCAGCTCCGACAGCAGCATCCGTCCCACCGTCGACAGGTCGCGCTGTCCCTGCAGCATGCCGGTAAAGCGCGCGAGGTTGGTCTTGAGCCAGTCCTGCTCGGTGTTGCGGTCCGTCGTCAGACGGAGGTTGTCGATCATCGTGTTGATATTGTCTTTGAGCTCGGCCATTTCGCCGCGCGCTTCCACCTGGATGGAGCGCGTCAGGTCGCCCTGCGTCACGGCCGTGGCCACTTCGGCGATTGCGCGGACCTGGCCCGTCAGGTTTGCGGCCAGCAGGTTCACGTTGCCGGTAAGATCCTTCCACGTGCCGGCCGCGCCGGGCACGTTCGCCTGGCCGCCGAGTCGGCCTTCCACGCCGACTTCGCGCGCCACCGTCGTCACCTGGTCGGCGAACGTCGCGAGCGTTCCGGTCATGTCGTTGATCGTTTCCGCGAGTGCGGCGACTTCGCCTTTCGCGTTCACGGTCAGCTTCGGCTTGAGGTCGCCGTTGGCCACGGCGGTCACGACGCGCACGATGCCGCGTACCTGTTCGGTGAGGTTCGCCGCCATGACGTTGACGTTGTCGGTAAGATCCTTCCACGTGCCGGCCACGCCGGGCACCTTGGCCTGACCACCGAGCTTTCCTTCGGTGCCGACTTCGCGCGCGACGCGCGTCACTTCGGCGGCGAACGCGTTGAGCTGATCGACCATCGTGTTGATGGTCAGCTTGAGCTCGAGAACTTCGCCCTTCACGTCCACGGTGATCTTTCGCGAGAGGTCGCCGCGTGCCACGGCGGTCGTCACTTCGGCGACGTTGCGGACCTGCGTCGTCAGGTTTGCGGCGAGCAGGTTCACGTTGTCGGTAAGATCCTTCCACGTGCCGGCCACGCCGCTCACGTTGGCCTGACCGCCGAGCTTGCCGTCGGTACCGACTTCGCGCGCGACGCGCGTGACTTCGGCCGCGAACGAACGCAGCTGCTCGACCATGCGGTTGAGCGTTTCCTTGAGATTGAGCAGCTCGCCGCGCACGTCGACGGTGATCTTCTTGGACAAGTCGCCGTTGGCGATGGCGGTTGCGACTTCGGCGATGTTTCGAACCTGCGCCGTCAGGTTCGACGCCATCGAGTTGACCGAGTCGGTGAGATCCTTCCACGTGCCGGCCACGCCGGGCACCTGCGCCTGGCCGCCGAGCCGGCCTTCGGTTCCGACCTCGCGCGCAACGCGCGTAACTTCGCCGGCGAAGCCGTTGAGCTGGTCGACCATCGTGTTGATGGTGTTCTTGAGCTCGAGGATTTCTCCCGAGACGTTCACGGTGATCTTGCGTGAAAGGTCGCCGCGCGCGACGGCCGTGGTCACCTCGGCGATGTTTCGAACCTGCGCGGTAAGGTTACCGGCCATGAAGTTGACGTTGTCGGTAAGGCCCTTCCACGTGCCGGCGACGCCGGGCACCTGCGCCTGACCGCCGAGCTTGCCTTCGGTTCCGACTTCGCGCGCGACGCGCGTGACTTCGGCGGCGAACGCGTTGAGCTGGTCGACCATCGTGTTGATGGTGTCCTTGAGCTCGCGGATTTCGCCGGACACGTCGACGGTGATTTTCTTCGACAAGTCGCCGTTCGCGATGGCGGTCGCGACTTCGGCGATGTTTCGGACCTGCGCCGTGAGGTTACCGGCCATGAAGTTGACCGAGTCGGTAAGGTCCTTCCAGGTTCCGCCGACGCCGGGCACGGTGGCCTGGCCGCCGAGCTTTCCTTCGGTTCCGACTTCGCGGGCAACGCGCGTCACTTCGGACGCGAACGCGTTGAGCTGGTCGACCATCGTGTTGAGCGTGTCTTTGAGCTCGAGGATCTCGCCTTTGACGTCGACCGTGATCTTCGACGAAAGGTCGCCGCGCGCCACGGCCGTTGCGACTTCCACGATGTTGCGGACCTGTCCCGTCAGGTTGCTCGCCATCGAGTTGACCGAGTCGGTAAGGTCCTTCCAGGTTCCGGCGACGCCCGGCACCTGAGCCTGACCGCCGAGCTTTCCTTCGGTTCCGACTTCGCGCGCGACGCGCGTGACCTCGGCGGCGAACGCGTTGAGCTGGTCGACCATCGTGTTGATCGTGACCTTGAGCTCGAGGACTTCGCCCTTCACGTCGACGGTGATCTTTCTCGAGAGATCGCCGCGGGCCACGGCGGTCGTCACTTCGGCGATGTTTCGTACCTGCGTCGTCAGGTTGGCGGCCAGCAGGTTGACGTTGTCGGTAAGATCCTTCCACGTACCGGCAACACCGGGCACCGCAGCCTGTCCGCCGAGTCGGCCTTCGGTTCCGACTTCGCGCGCGACGCGCGTGACCTCCGATGCAAAGCCGTTCAGCTGATCCACCATCGTGTTGAGCGTTTCCTTGAGCTGAAGGATTTCGCCCGACACGTTCACGGTGATTTTCTTGGAAAGGTCGCCGCGTGCGATTGCGGTCGCCACTTCGGCGATGTTTCGAACCTGCGCCGTCAGGTTGCCGGTCATGAAGTTGACGTTGTCGGTAAGGTCCTTCCACGTTCCAGCGACACCGGGCACCTGCGCCTGGCCGCCGAGCTTTCCTTCGGTTCCGACTTCGCGCGCGACGCGCGAGACTTCGCCGGCGAATGCGTTGAGCTGATCGACCATCGTGTTGATGGTGTTCTTGAGCTCGAGAACTTCGCCCTTGACGTCGACGGTGATTTTTCTCGAAAGGTCGCCGCGTGCGACGGCCGTCGTCACTTCGGCGATGTTTCGAACCTGCGTCGTCAGGTTTGCGGCCAGAAGGTTGACGTTGTCGGTAAGGTCCTTCCACGTTCCGGCCACGCCCGGCACCACGGCCTGTCCGCCGAGCTTTCCTTCCGTTCCGACTTCGCGCGCGACGCGCGTGACTTCGGAAGCGAAGCCGCGCAGCTGGTCGACCATCGAGTTGATGGCTTCCTTGAGCAGGAGAATTTCGCCGCGGACGTCGACGGTGATCTTTCGCGAGAGGTCGCCGCTGGCGACGGCGATCGTGACTTCGGAGATGTTTCGAACCTGCGCGGTCAGGTTCGAGGCCATCGAGTTGACCGACTCGGTCAGGTCCTTCCAGACGCCGCTTACGCCGGGCACCTGCGCCTGACCGCCGAGCTTGCCGTCGGAGCCGACTTCGCGCGCGACGCGCGTGACCTCCGACGTGAAGACCGACAGCTGCTCGATCATCGTGTTGACGATGGTTGCCGAGCGCAGGAACTCGCCCTCGAGGGGGCGCCCGTCGACGTCGAGTCGCATGGTCTGCGTCAGGTGTCCCTGCGCGACGGCCGCGATGGCGCCGGTGACTTCGGTGGTCGGCCGCAGGAGATCGTCGATCAGCGTGTTGACCGAGCCCTCCATCTCGCCCCACGCGCCGCGGCGCTGGTCGAAGCGGGTTCGCTCGCGGGTCTTGCCTTCCTTCCCGACCACCTGGCCGACGCGCTTGAGCTCCTGCGCCATCTTCTGGTTGGCCGTGACGATGTCGTTGAACGTGTCGGCGATCTTGCCGTCGATGCCGGCCAGATCGCCTGGAAGCTGGACCGAGAAGTCGCCGCTGCGCATTCGCTGCAGCGCGTGGAGGAGCTGCCGGCGGTCGAGCGGGACCGACAGGACTGCTTCCCCTTTGACGGCGCCGTTGGTGCCGGCGCGGGTACGACTGGGTCTGGGAGCGGTAGCTGAACCTGGAATGGTTTCCACGTGGAACTCCGTAAGCGGCCTAAGGCTGCGGAAACAAGGCGATCCCGTTATGGCGCGGACACGCGGTCGGGCGCGGGAAAGAGTGAAACAATTCGCCAATTGTGTGAAGAGCAGAGCTGCGGAAATACCCCGCACATGGGGGTAATTTTTTTGGGCGAACGCATCTAATTTCCCCGACGCCCGGCGTCATCGGAAATCTCGGAATCCTAACCGGCGGGAGCCGGAAATCGGGGACAGGAAATCGGGGACAGACACTGATTTCCGGATATCAGGGACAGACACCGATTTCGTGGAACCGGTGCCTGCCCCGCATTCCTCAGAACGCGAGCTGTTTCGGGGGCCGCACGACCACCTCGGCAACGTTCACGTAGATCGGCTGGCTGATCGCGAACAGCACCGCGTTGGCCACGTCCTCAGGGCTCGAGAGCACCTGGCGCACCCGCGGCTGCAGCGTCTTCATGACGTCGTCGGGCAGACGCTCGCCCTTTTTGACCTCGCCTTCGTAGCCGGCGGCCTTGAGGAACCCCGATACGAACGCCTCGTCGAAGTTGCGGGCGAAATTGGTGCCGATCGCCCCCGGCGAAATATTGACGACGCGGATGTTGTCCTCCTCGAGCTCGCGCCGCAGCGTGCTCGAGATGCTGGAGACTGCGTGCTTGGTGGCGCCGTAGACGCCCGAGTCGCTGCGGTGCGCCGCGATCGACGAGATGTTGACGATGTGCCCTTCGGCCTTGCACGCGCGCATCACGCGCACGGCCTCCTGGCAGCCGACGAGCAGCGCGAGGATGTTGGTCTCGAGCATCGAGCGCCATTCCTCCGGATCGCCGTCGACGATCGGTGTCGGATACGAAAGCCCCGCATTGTTGACCATGATGTCGAGGCGGCCGGTGTCGCGGGCGGCGCGCTGCACGAGATCGCGCGTCTCGTCGACATTGCGCAGGTCGACGACGGCCACG of Candidatus Limnocylindrales bacterium contains these proteins:
- a CDS encoding 3-deoxy-7-phosphoheptulonate synthase codes for the protein ESQVHRELASGLSVPVGFKNGTDGNVQICIDAIRAAAGAHHFLSVTKQGDAAIVETRGNDACHVILRGSTSGPNYDSASIDAVVAKLRAAKLAERVMIDCSHGNSRKDFHRQVEVAEDVARQVHSGCASICGVMLESNLVEGRQDLVAGQPLTYGQSITDACISWDTTVPVLETLAEAVRARRGR
- a CDS encoding type II toxin-antitoxin system HicB family antitoxin, yielding MSVMKYKGYTARIEYDERDEIFIGRVLGLRAIVSFHGSTVNELRKQLRIAVNEFLRDCGKKGVRPEKEASGKMLLRVPPEVHGAALVAAKAKGKSLNQWATEVLARAARV
- a CDS encoding YihY/virulence factor BrkB family protein, whose protein sequence is MDLRSATTAGKNLFQQSYREWTNDKAARLGAAISYYTVFSLAPLLVITIAVASFVVGGDTARHSIIQTMGGLVGQDGGKAIEGMIDNASKNQSSGIIATVIGVAMLLAGASGVFVELQGALNTVWGVEEKPNEGMLAFLRNRMMSFAMVLSIGFLLLVSLVLSAVLTAVGDWVSHTLPGGAFAWHVVNGVVSLLMSAGMFAMIFKFLPDVRVAWRDVAVGALVTALLFTLGKALIGLYLGKSSTASVFGAAGSLAVVFVWVYYSAQILLFGAEFTQVWANEYGSHIETGTPKKVAQAAAPERRRVHRQTGTPQPAMRGAPMAR
- a CDS encoding response regulator; translated protein: MTQPVSSLTPVANGNHHEAVNILLVDDQPAKLLSYEAMLNQLGENLIKANSAKEALDHLLRNEITVVLMDVSMPDIDGFELAEIIRGHPRYQKTAIIFVSAVHLTDLDRLKGYESGAVDYVAVPVVPELLRAKVSVFTELYRKTRESERLNRELEQRVAERTAALEAASAKQEALTQQLREADHRKDEFLALLAHELRNPLASVRNAAGIMRAKETKDPELIWCREVIERQADQLTRLVDDLLDVSRITQGKIKLRLQPFDLAEAVSCAVETSRALVEKQHHQLVVRLPDEKISIDGDLTRITQVIGNLLTNAAKYQNERGRIDLIVEKMGTMVAITVRDQGIGIAPEMLTQIFELFAQGERSLDRAQGGLGIGLSLVKSLVEMHGGMVTAASAGPGKGSEFTVRIPCRSEELRADAAVVEHPTSTNGKPRRILVVDDNQDAADSLTMLMQMRGFDVRVAYDGQTAIDVATSEKPAVILLDIGLPGIDGYEVCRRMRQQGLSDTCIIALTGYGQDRDRERSKEAGFDLHTVKPVKIDELLRLIADS
- a CDS encoding HAMP domain-containing protein; this translates as METIPGSATAPRPSRTRAGTNGAVKGEAVLSVPLDRRQLLHALQRMRSGDFSVQLPGDLAGIDGKIADTFNDIVTANQKMAQELKRVGQVVGKEGKTRERTRFDQRRGAWGEMEGSVNTLIDDLLRPTTEVTGAIAAVAQGHLTQTMRLDVDGRPLEGEFLRSATIVNTMIEQLSVFTSEVTRVAREVGSDGKLGGQAQVPGVSGVWKDLTESVNSMASNLTAQVRNISEVTIAVASGDLSRKITVDVRGEILLLKEAINSMVDQLRGFASEVTRVAREVGTEGKLGGQAVVPGVAGTWKDLTDNVNLLAANLTTQVRNIAEVTTAVARGDLSRKITVDVKGEVLELKNTINTMVDQLNAFAGEVSRVAREVGTEGKLGGQAQVPGVAGTWKDLTDNVNFMTGNLTAQVRNIAEVATAIARGDLSKKITVNVSGEILQLKETLNTMVDQLNGFASEVTRVAREVGTEGRLGGQAAVPGVAGTWKDLTDNVNLLAANLTTQVRNIAEVTTAVARGDLSRKITVDVKGEVLELKVTINTMVDQLNAFAAEVTRVAREVGTEGKLGGQAQVPGVAGTWKDLTDSVNSMASNLTGQVRNIVEVATAVARGDLSSKITVDVKGEILELKDTLNTMVDQLNAFASEVTRVAREVGTEGKLGGQATVPGVGGTWKDLTDSVNFMAGNLTAQVRNIAEVATAIANGDLSKKITVDVSGEIRELKDTINTMVDQLNAFAAEVTRVAREVGTEGKLGGQAQVPGVAGTWKGLTDNVNFMAGNLTAQVRNIAEVTTAVARGDLSRKITVNVSGEILELKNTINTMVDQLNGFAGEVTRVAREVGTEGRLGGQAQVPGVAGTWKDLTDSVNSMASNLTAQVRNIAEVATAIANGDLSKKITVDVRGELLNLKETLNRMVEQLRSFAAEVTRVAREVGTDGKLGGQANVSGVAGTWKDLTDNVNLLAANLTTQVRNVAEVTTAVARGDLSRKITVDVKGEVLELKLTINTMVDQLNAFAAEVTRVAREVGTEGKLGGQAKVPGVAGTWKDLTDNVNVMAANLTEQVRGIVRVVTAVANGDLKPKLTVNAKGEVAALAETINDMTGTLATFADQVTTVAREVGVEGRLGGQANVPGAAGTWKDLTGNVNLLAANLTGQVRAIAEVATAVTQGDLTRSIQVEARGEMAELKDNINTMIDNLRLTTDRNTEQDWLKTNLARFTGMLQGQRDLSTVGRMLLSELTPLVNAHQGVIYRTEGGEPNELYLIASFADDGSNGHNPVIRVGEGLLGQCAADRRRILINDLPPDSVPVSSGLFRSKPRSVIVLPVLFEGEVKAVIELASLGSFTASHLAFLEQLTTSIGIVLNSIEATMQTEGLLVQSQQLAAELGSQKKELQQTNEQLAQKAQQLAEQNAEVERKNQEIEQARRAVEEKATELALTSKYKSEFLANMSHELRTPLNSILILGQQLGENVEGNLTPKQVEFARTIHGAGTDLLNLITDILDLSKIESGTVTVVAEEVIVTNVLEAIARPFRHEADNRKLSLDVRIDPAIGSTMVTDSKRLQQVLKNLLSNAFKFTEQGGVRLAVSRVDSGFNPEHPVLGRAQNVIAFEVSDTGIGIPAEKQRIIFEAFQQADAGTSRRYGGTGLGLAISRELASLLGGEIQLRSTPGQGSTFTLYLPQSYAGPTAASGQMADSPPATPLLSGVRAVDRPIDQIPDDRHELNPGDPVLLIVEDDPSYARILLDQAHLQGFKVLVAMRGADALELAREHTPTAVSLDVFLPDMLGWTVLNQLKQDPTLRHIPVQIVTLDEDRQHGLARGAFSFLAKPTTTEGLEAALGRIKDFAVPRSKRLLVVEDNPAEQLSINTLLEHDDITIETAASGEEALKALREKSYDCCVLDLRLPDMSGFQVLETMRDDESLADLPVVVFTGKELSPEEDARLHMLARSVVVKGVESPERLLDETALFLHRVISDLPPEKQQMLDRLHRSDDDLLGKKVLVVDDDVRNIFALSSVLERRGMEVLTAGTGYEAITTLETTPNVAIVLMDIMMPEMDGYQTMQVIRQKTEFRRLPIVALTAKAMKGDREKCLEAGASDYLAKPVNTEQLLSALRLWLHR
- a CDS encoding SDR family oxidoreductase, with the protein product MHTTASLSGKTAIVTGASSGIGRAIAEALGGAGAHVFLAGRTLAAMEESRAKIEAAGGKATVAVVDLRNVDETRDLVQRAARDTGRLDIMVNNAGLSYPTPIVDGDPEEWRSMLETNILALLVGCQEAVRVMRACKAEGHIVNISSIAAHRSDSGVYGATKHAVSSISSTLRRELEEDNIRVVNISPGAIGTNFARNFDEAFVSGFLKAAGYEGEVKKGERLPDDVMKTLQPRVRQVLSSPEDVANAVLFAISQPIYVNVAEVVVRPPKQLAF